One window from the genome of Polyodon spathula isolate WHYD16114869_AA chromosome 59, ASM1765450v1, whole genome shotgun sequence encodes:
- the LOC121307797 gene encoding CCR4-NOT transcription complex subunit 1-like, producing the protein SRSNTFHILRPTKAPGFVYAWLELISHRIFIARMLAHTPQQKGWPMYAQLLIDLFKYLGPFLRNVELNKPMQILYKGTLRVLLVLLHDFPEFLCDYHYGFCDVIPPNCIQLRNLILSAFPRNMRLPDPFTPNLKVDMLSEINIAPRILTNFTGVMPPQFKKDLDSYLKTRSPVTFLSELRSNLQVSNEAGNRYNIQLINALVLYVGTQAIAHIHNKGSTPSMSTITHSAHMDIFQNLAVDLDTEGRYLFLNAIANQLRYPNSHTHYFSCTMLYLFAEANTEAIQEQITRVLLERLIVNRPHPWGLLITFIELIKNPAFKFWNHDFVHCAPEIEKLFQSVAQCCMGQKQAQQVMEGTSAS; encoded by the exons tctCGCAGCAACACTTTCCATATCCTGCGGCCCACCAAAGCTCCTGGGTTTGTGTACGCCTGGCTGGAGCTGATCTCTCATCGCATATTTATTGCTAGGATGCTGGCACATACACCCCAACAGAAG GGCTGGCCCATGTATGCTCAACTGCTGATTGACCTGTTCAAGTACCTGGGTCCCTTCTTAAGGAATGTTGAGCTCAACAAACCTATGCAAATTCTCTACAAG GGCACTCTGCGTGTTTTGCTGGTCCTCCTCCATGACTTCCCAGAGTTCCTGTGTGATTACCATTATGGCTTCTGTGATGTTATCCCGCCCAACTGTATCCAACTACGGAACCTGATTCTCAGTGCCTTCCCACGCAACATGAGGCTTCCAGATCCATTTACTCCTAACCTAAAG GTGGACATGTTGAGTGAAATCAATATTGCTCCTCGTATTCTCACTAATTTTACTGGAGTGATGCCACCACAGTTTAAGAAGGATTTGGACTCCTACCTGAAGACTCGTTCTCCTGTCACGTTCTTGTCCGAGCTCCGCAGCAACCTGCAG GTTTCTAATGAGGCAGGGAATCGTTATAACATTCAGCTTATCAACGCGCTGGTGCTCTATGTTGGAACCCAAGCGATTGCTCACATCCACAACAAGGGTAGTACACCATCCATGAGCACCATCACACACTCTGCTCATATGGACATCTTTCAGAACCTGGCTGTGGACCTCGATACTGAAG GCCGCTACCTGTTTCTGAATGCAATTGCCAATCAGCTGCGTTACCCAAACAGTCACACTCACTACTTCAGTTGCACAATGCTCTATCTGTTTGCTGAGGCAAACACCGAGGCTATACAGGAGCAGATAACCAG GGTTCTGCTGGAGAGGTTGATTGTGAACAGACCTCATCCATGGGGTTTACTTATCACTTTCATAGAGTTGATTAAAAACCCAGCCTTCAAGTTCTGGAACCATGACTTTGTCCACTGTGCACCAGAGATTGAAAA gtTGTTCCAGTCAGTGGCCCAGTGCTGCATGGGGCAAAAGCAGGCACAGCAAGTGATGGAAGGCACTAGTGCTAGTTAG